In Chryseobacterium oryzae, the genomic stretch CATTCCCTCGATTGATCTCATCTATAAAAATAGCATAATTACTATCTGGATCTGCAGTGGCTTTCAAACATAATTTTTTGAATATTCCATCTTTAATCTCAAAACCTAATTCTGTTTCATCCTCTTCTAATCTGGGTTTTATTCCTTCAATAAAGTCTTCATAGCTGAATGACTGGTGAAAAGTAACAAAATCATAATTTTTAACCAATGTTTCTGCATTTCCAATAAAATTCTGAGTAGAGTTTAAAATTTCAGAGGCTTCCGGATAATATTGGTTCAATAGCTCAACATCAATTGTCCAATTTGAATCTTCATCCTTACTAAAATAAAGTGGTTCTGATCTATCTCTTACTTTTACATTTGGACATTCTAAGATTGTGTGACTTTGCAATTGTCTCCATATAGTAGGTCTCACATTATTGGAATTAGATAACTTTTCTTTAATTTTTACTAACTCGTGATCATATATTGTATTGACTTTAGCAGTTTCTAAATCTAGTAATGCAATGCTTATTACTTGCCACCAACTCAATTCTGATACTAAATTTTCAAGAAATTGATCTCTTGATAATGATGAGCCTTTAAGCGTAAATTTATCAAAAAATTCATTTTGGAGTCTATGAGTCTTTCCTGTTCCAGGTGGACCATATAAAATTTGATTTAAATTGTCGTTGTCCATAATATTCGACTTACTGTCATTTGAGATTGTGTTGTTTTTTGATACTGTCAAAGAATCTATCAGACTAAATGTATCACTATAACCTTCTTTTACCTTTTGAATCGTGTCGGCAGTAGCAATATTAAAACCTGACCAGTCACCTATTGCATTATTCAATTTTCTCTGTGATTTGTTAATCCAGACAATTTTAATCACTTTATCTTCAGCATAACCATTTTCTAAATATTCGTTATTAAGAATTACACCTATGCCGGCCATATTTTTGGTTCCTCTTCTGACTATAACTATATTACCATCAAATACTTTATCTAAAGGATATTCACCACCTCGTGTTTTATGATCTCCTGAACTACCAGCACGAACCTCATTGTTGCGGACAAAATCATCGTAATAATCATTGTGCTTTTGCCCATCAACCATTGTGCTGATTTGGCAGAAGTTTTTCTTTAAAGCATGTTGTTTTTCTTTGCCCGTAAACTGACTAAGAAATAGATTTACTTCATAAGGGTAACAATTTGGAAATTTCTCTTTGTAGAATTCGAGTAGTTGTTCATATTTTGCAAGTCCTATATTATTAATTTCTTTCCCAATATTTGTTGAAGTTGGAAGTAGTGTAGCTGTTCTTTCATCAATAGGTAAAAACTTTTCAGCATTTATCAAAAATAATGTCTGTGTTAGTTTTACAACACCAACATTGATTATTGATAGTATATTTTTAAATTGTTCGTTATTAAGATTTCTATCATTTATAGCATCTGAAAATAATCCCCAGATGATATCTACAGAAATACTAATTCCATCATTATCAATATATTCTCCTTTTTTATAATATAAACTTTTTGTTTGAGGCGTTGGCGTAGGAAAGTGCCAATCTGTTGGCAAATCTATATCTAAAGAAAAAGCATCTATACAATTTTGAAAACTTACAACTCTTTGATTTTTTGTATTTTTTTGTGCCAGTGTATATACAAACGATAACGGATCTACTTCCGGGTTCGTATATATTGGATGGGTTTCACCAAATACATCTTTGGCTTTTTCTTTTAAGAGTATATTTCTTTTTTCTTTATCTTGACCAATCAGATCTATTGCTTTACAAACTGATTTGAAAAAATCAACCCAATCATATAATTTTACATTTTTAAATTCTTTCATACTAATTAAAATAACTCACATTAACTACCTATTCCTCTTAAAATTCTCCGCCTGCTCCAGCACATTCTTATACACCTCATCCTGCGTGATCGGCGGATAGCCAAACTCGTGCAGCTTCACAATGATTTCCATTTTCAATTGCGCTTTGATGTCATCCCTGTCGCTCCAATCCGGAAATCTGGCAGTGTCATCTACAATCTTTTTAATTTCTCTGGCGAGCTCCAGCATTTTGTCTTTGTCGAACTCAAAACCATATTGCTTGCAGATCATATCCAGAATGTCGTAAAACGCTTTTTCTTCGTAGTCAATGCCTAAGTCTTCAAAAGAAGCCATTTCAGTACGCAATTTTAGAATCAGGTCGAGAATTTGTTCCGAAGTATCCGCTTGGATACCATCGTAATCCAGCAGGTCGGCTTCGCTTCGTTCGTTGTAGCTGTTGATAATTTTTTGTAGCCTTTCAGAAAATTCGATGCCTTTCACCTTGTTTACCTTTTTGAAATCAGAGATCGCCTGGTTCAGCAGTCTTTCCAATATTTTAATCTTGGTATTCGGCAGTTCAAGGGCGTCGATTTTTTCTAAAAACTTATCGTTGAACAGATCTATCGCATTGGCTTTGTTGTCATCCAGTTTAAAGATTTCTTCCACGCCTTCCGAGACGATGGCATCTTCTACCATTTTGCTCACTTTGGCATTCATCTGTGCCGTGTCGGGAGCTTCGCCTTTGGTCAGTTTGACGACAATCGATTTAATGGCAAAGTAAAAATGGATCTCATCGGTTTCTTTGTCATTAAAGATTTCCGAACCGCAGGTTAAGTTGTAAGCGGCCTTCAATTTTTTCGTGACATCCACAAAGAACTTTTCCGACTTTTCGGTGAGCAATACCAATTCAGAGGCACGGTTCAGACAATGCAACTGCTCAACGAGCGAACCTTTGAAATAATCCGTGGTATCAAACTGATAGAAAAACTGTCGCAGTAAATCCAACTGGTCTTTTACAATAATCACCGCCTTATCAAGGTCTTCAAAATCATCGGCTGCAGTCGTGTTATTGAATAATCCCAAAGCGTGATTCAGATTTTTCTTAATGCCAATGTAATCGACCACTAGGCCTTTATCCTTACCTTCAAACTTTCTGTTCACACGGGAAATCGTCTGAATCAAATTATGCGTTTGCAAAGGCTTATCGATGTAGATCGTGTCCAAAAACGGAACATCAAAACCAGTGAGCCACATATCCACAACGATAGCTATTTTAAAGTTGGAATGGATCTGTTTAAACTGTCTGTCCAGTTCTTTTCGGTCTTCTTTATTGCCGAGCAGATTCCACAAACTCTCTTCGTCATCTTTGTTTCGGGTCATCACCATTTTGATGCGCTCGATGGGTTTGATGTCTTTCTGCTCTTTTTCGCTAAGGTTTTCTGCAACACTTTTTTCACTCCATTCGGGTCTTAGCCTGATGATTTCTTTATAAAGTTTATAGGCAATTTCACGTGAGGCACAAACGAACATGACCTTTCCGGCAACGGTCGCTTTCTCCTCGATTCGTTTTTCATAATGCGTAATGAAATCCTGTGCAATCGCTTCAATTCTTCCAGGATCGCCCAAAATCACTTCCATTCTGGCAATGGCTTTCTGGCTGGCTTCCACGTGGTATTCCGAAGCGCCTTCTCCTACAGCGTTTTGATAATACTGTTCAATTTCCACCACTTTTGAATGGTTCAGATTAACCTTGGCAGCACGACCTTCATAAACCAACCGAACCGTAATCTCATCCACCACCGATTCAAACATGGTGTAGGAATCTACCACAGGACCAAAGACATCCAGAGTCTTATCAATCGGCGTTCCCGTAAATCCTACATACGTCGCATTGGGAAGAGAATCGTGAAGGTATTTGGCAAAGCCGTATGATTTTTTCACACCATCTTCATCGACGCGGACTTTCAAATCCAGATTCACCTGTGAGCGGTGGGCTTCGTCGGAAATACAGATGATATTGGTGCGATCACTTAAAATCTCGCTGTCCTCTGCAAATTTCTGGACGGTCGT encodes the following:
- a CDS encoding McrB family protein; this encodes MKEFKNVKLYDWVDFFKSVCKAIDLIGQDKEKRNILLKEKAKDVFGETHPIYTNPEVDPLSFVYTLAQKNTKNQRVVSFQNCIDAFSLDIDLPTDWHFPTPTPQTKSLYYKKGEYIDNDGISISVDIIWGLFSDAINDRNLNNEQFKNILSIINVGVVKLTQTLFLINAEKFLPIDERTATLLPTSTNIGKEINNIGLAKYEQLLEFYKEKFPNCYPYEVNLFLSQFTGKEKQHALKKNFCQISTMVDGQKHNDYYDDFVRNNEVRAGSSGDHKTRGGEYPLDKVFDGNIVIVRRGTKNMAGIGVILNNEYLENGYAEDKVIKIVWINKSQRKLNNAIGDWSGFNIATADTIQKVKEGYSDTFSLIDSLTVSKNNTISNDSKSNIMDNDNLNQILYGPPGTGKTHRLQNEFFDKFTLKGSSLSRDQFLENLVSELSWWQVISIALLDLETAKVNTIYDHELVKIKEKLSNSNNVRPTIWRQLQSHTILECPNVKVRDRSEPLYFSKDEDSNWTIDVELLNQYYPEASEILNSTQNFIGNAETLVKNYDFVTFHQSFSYEDFIEGIKPRLEEDETELGFEIKDGIFKKLCLKATADPDSNYAIFIDEINRGNVSAIFGELITLIEEDKRLGAKNELKIKLPYSKRDFGIPSNLYIIGTMNTADRSVEALDTALRRRFSFIEMMPELKVVEQKEFIDYLRVDIMEKINQRIELLLDKNYTLGHSYFIKEDFKKSFKNEIIPLLQEYFYNDYGKIGLILGKGFVREKEISKINTQNIFAEFETRNEIEILKSYELIPFEDDAFNFDIALETLLA
- a CDS encoding type I restriction endonuclease subunit R → MKYTESQLEKSFIHLLKEEGYEYVNGKDVVRASNQDVLIREDLSDFLLSRYPDLEAVELESLINELAYQPSSNLYDSNKYISKLLADGLIFKRNNPAKKDLHIRYIDFDSTSILETNCFKIVNQLEIQGKELRIPDLILYINGIPVVVFEFKTLIEENVTIFNAYEQLTKRYKRDIPELMKYNAFCIISDGVNNKAGSLFAPYDFFYGWHKITGEEKKALTGIHTATSIVHGMLNRERLCDILHHFIWFPDTTKKEEKILCRYPQYYAANKLFDNIQKHRKPEGDGKGGTYFGATGCGKSYTMLYLSRLLMRSTQLASPTIIIISDRTDLDDQLSRDFTNAKDFIGDENIINIESRADLRTRLRGRESGGVFLTTVQKFAEDSEILSDRTNIICISDEAHRSQVNLDLKVRVDEDGVKKSYGFAKYLHDSLPNATYVGFTGTPIDKTLDVFGPVVDSYTMFESVVDEITVRLVYEGRAAKVNLNHSKVVEIEQYYQNAVGEGASEYHVEASQKAIARMEVILGDPGRIEAIAQDFITHYEKRIEEKATVAGKVMFVCASREIAYKLYKEIIRLRPEWSEKSVAENLSEKEQKDIKPIERIKMVMTRNKDDEESLWNLLGNKEDRKELDRQFKQIHSNFKIAIVVDMWLTGFDVPFLDTIYIDKPLQTHNLIQTISRVNRKFEGKDKGLVVDYIGIKKNLNHALGLFNNTTAADDFEDLDKAVIIVKDQLDLLRQFFYQFDTTDYFKGSLVEQLHCLNRASELVLLTEKSEKFFVDVTKKLKAAYNLTCGSEIFNDKETDEIHFYFAIKSIVVKLTKGEAPDTAQMNAKVSKMVEDAIVSEGVEEIFKLDDNKANAIDLFNDKFLEKIDALELPNTKIKILERLLNQAISDFKKVNKVKGIEFSERLQKIINSYNERSEADLLDYDGIQADTSEQILDLILKLRTEMASFEDLGIDYEEKAFYDILDMICKQYGFEFDKDKMLELAREIKKIVDDTARFPDWSDRDDIKAQLKMEIIVKLHEFGYPPITQDEVYKNVLEQAENFKRNR